The sequence CTTCGGCGCGCACATCTATGACCCCGCCAACGGCGGCGTGATCCTCTGGCAGCACCTGTTCTGGTTCTTCGGCCACCCCGAGGTCTACGTCGTGGCCATTCCGTTCTTCGGCATCGTCACCGAGATCTTCCCGGTGTTCAGCCGCAAGCCGATCTTCGGCTACACCACGCTGGTCTACGCCACCATCGGCATCGCCGCGCTGTCGGTCGCGGTGTGGGCGCACCACATGTTCGCCACCGGAGCCATCCTGCTGCCGTGGTTCTCGTTCATGTCCTACATGATCGCGGTGCCGACCGGTTTGAAGTTCTTCAACTGGATCGGCACGATGTGGAAGGGGCAGTTGACATTTGAGACGCCGATGCTGTTCTCCATCGGCTTTCTGCTGACGTTCCTGCTCGGCGGCCTGTCGGGCGTGATGCTGGCCAGTCCGCCGCTGGACTTCCACGTCACCGACACCTACTTCCTGGTGGCGCACTTCCACTACGTGCTGTTCGGCACCATCGTGTTCGCCACCTACGCCGGGATCTACTTCTGGTTCCCCAAGATGACCGGGCGTCTGCTCGACGAGCGGTTGGGCAAGCTGCACTTCTGGCTGACGTTCATCGGCTTTCACACCACGTTCCTGGTGCAGCACTGGTTGGGTAACGAGGGCATGCCGCGGCGCTACGCCGACTACCTGCCCACCGACGGGTTCACCACGCTCAACGTCGTTTCCACCATCGGGGCGTTCACCCTCGGCGTCTCGATGCTGCCGTTCCTCTGGAACGTGTTCAAGAGCTGGCGTTACGGCGAACCGGTGACCGTGGACGATCCGTGGGGCTACGGCAACTCGCTGGAGTGGGCCACCTCCTGCCCGCCGCCACGGCACAACTTCACCGAGCTGCCCCGGATCCGTTCGGAACGCCCAGCCTTCGAACTGCACTACCCCCACATGGTCGAACGGATCCGCGCGGAGTCACACATCGGCCGCCACTGAGTGCGGGGCGACGTTCAGACCAGGTGACCGACGACCCTGGAGGTCAACACCAGCGCCAGCGCGAGAAGCGTGCCCACCTTGACGACCTCCAGGGCGACATAGAGGTAGTGCATCTGCGAGCGCGGCAGGGTCTCACCGGCGAGGATTCGGTTCGAGCGCTTGGTCAGCGGTGGCCGCACAGCGACGACCTGAACGGCGAGCACCGCCGCTGCCACCACGACCAGGATCAACGCGACCGTAGCGGGCCTGGCGACCAGGGTTGCCAGCAGAAGCACCGCGGCGAGCACGACTTCGACACCGTTGAGGGCCTTGAAGACGCGCCGGCCGATGCCCAGCCCGATCGGAAGGGTCACACCGGGCGCGCCGAACTTGAGCGGTGCCTCGAGAAACGAGATGGCCAGCACCATGCCGAGCCACAGCATCGGCACGAGCAATTGCACGTATCTAGCGACTTCATTCATGTGACACCACCCTTGCCAGGCAGAGCTCGGGCTCGACGAACGGCTCCAGCTCCGCGGATATCGTCGTATCGCGGGCCAGCTCGGCCAGCACCCCGCGGTGCAGGCCGCAGCCCACCTCGGGGTGCGCGCGCGCCAGTTCACGGATCGGACACGCGTGCAGCCTGATTTCGCGCTCACGCTTCGTACGCGACCGCTTCGCCGCAAGCAGTTCCGGGGCGAAACCCATGCGGGCGAAGACCTGG comes from Mycolicibacterium pulveris and encodes:
- the ctaD gene encoding aa3-type cytochrome oxidase subunit I codes for the protein MSIIAERTATRPSPPRQGPKGSLVYKLITTTDPKLLGIMYIATSFAFFLVGGLMALLMRTELAGPGLQFLSNEQFNQLFTMHGTIMLLLYATPIVFGFANCILPLQIGAPDVAFPRLNALSYWLYLFGGLVTVSGFITPGGAADFGWTGYTPLSNVLHSPGAGGDLWIFGLGVAGLGTILGAVNMITTVVCMRAPGMTMFRMPIFTWNILVTSIIVLMVFPLLTAALFALAYDRHFGAHIYDPANGGVILWQHLFWFFGHPEVYVVAIPFFGIVTEIFPVFSRKPIFGYTTLVYATIGIAALSVAVWAHHMFATGAILLPWFSFMSYMIAVPTGLKFFNWIGTMWKGQLTFETPMLFSIGFLLTFLLGGLSGVMLASPPLDFHVTDTYFLVAHFHYVLFGTIVFATYAGIYFWFPKMTGRLLDERLGKLHFWLTFIGFHTTFLVQHWLGNEGMPRRYADYLPTDGFTTLNVVSTIGAFTLGVSMLPFLWNVFKSWRYGEPVTVDDPWGYGNSLEWATSCPPPRHNFTELPRIRSERPAFELHYPHMVERIRAESHIGRH